In a single window of the Ruminococcus albus 7 = DSM 20455 genome:
- a CDS encoding serine O-acetyltransferase — MSNIEETVNGIVNDLLADYDNDNGAEEFKIFNHPDKEAIINILSSLRKIIFPGYFRNRDIKVYTLKSNLSMLLEDVIFKLTKQITIVLGNEGENNDEILAKARAISLEFIKRLRKIREYILTDVQAAYDGDPAAYSEDEIIYSYPGLFAILINRIAHELFLLNVPIIPRMMTEYAHNETGIDIHPGATIGKYFFIDHGTGIVIGETTVIGNNVKIYQGVTLGALSTRGGQSLKSRKRHPTIEDNVTIYSGASILGGDTVIGKDVVIGGNAFITRSVPDGAKVSVKSQELRYNYDAFPPVERVDFEEDTSWFYMI; from the coding sequence ATGAGTAATATTGAAGAGACCGTTAATGGTATTGTCAATGATCTGCTTGCTGATTACGATAATGATAATGGTGCTGAGGAGTTTAAGATATTCAACCACCCTGATAAAGAGGCTATAATAAATATACTCAGCAGCCTGAGAAAAATAATATTTCCCGGTTATTTCAGAAACAGGGATATCAAGGTATATACACTTAAAAGTAATCTTTCAATGCTTTTGGAGGATGTGATCTTCAAGCTGACAAAACAGATAACGATCGTACTTGGTAATGAAGGCGAAAACAACGATGAGATACTGGCAAAGGCGAGAGCGATATCCCTTGAATTCATAAAGCGTCTGCGCAAGATAAGGGAGTATATACTTACAGATGTTCAGGCGGCTTATGACGGTGATCCTGCTGCTTACAGCGAGGATGAGATAATATACTCATATCCGGGGCTTTTTGCAATACTTATAAACAGGATAGCCCATGAGCTCTTTTTGCTGAATGTTCCGATAATACCTCGTATGATGACTGAGTATGCCCATAATGAAACAGGTATAGATATTCACCCGGGTGCTACGATAGGTAAATATTTTTTCATAGATCACGGTACAGGTATAGTGATCGGTGAAACTACCGTCATAGGCAATAACGTAAAGATATATCAGGGTGTGACTTTAGGTGCTTTGTCCACAAGAGGAGGACAGTCGCTTAAAAGCAGAAAACGTCATCCTACTATCGAGGACAATGTGACAATATATTCGGGAGCTTCTATACTGGGCGGAGATACTGTCATAGGTAAGGACGTAGTTATAGGCGGTAACGCATTCATAACGCGGTCTGTTCCGGATGGAGCGAAAGTCAGTGTGAAGAGTCAGGAACTCAGGTATAATTACGATGCTTTCCCTCCTGTGGAGAGAGTGGATTTCGAGGAGGACACATCCTGGTTCTATATGATATGA
- a CDS encoding fibronectin type III domain-containing protein, with product MIVHKTLKRLAAASLAITLVGGAVPANIGAFDLSRSTSVVASAESEISISNATVTMKAHSAKVQSVELNGTKLQKDIDYTVSYSQTDSDGKITEFSAPPKQTGNYNAVITGIGDYQGVITRSFDIVGSGYEGISIIDGSQGSDTPSNEHLFLIFDKNRNTKMCSKVNRAGIYANRDSDWLLFEADTPFAIHNYVLTTANDTSHYTGRNWKSWRIYGSNSEAAADYTASYTEHKVTDIDEDIWSLVQQVTDDTVLQPVNYTEFAYAVPHNKNKYKYYLLILDDIVDTSNNIQQMSEIEFNAALPVSVTHVDAVPADCLNAGNIEHWYDEYNDKYYLDEDAQNEVDEEDVIIPASGHSYGRPEWNYDAKNQTVTATFKCENCEDVQTVDATITSKTTSPTYVKEGKIVYTASVKLNGQTYTTNKTVIIDKLTYTPPTITSLKGYGAVKLQWTDVKGAEKYAVAGFISGKWRILDQGEGTSYVLKNLLAGKEYKVCVATKLNGEWFTDPSNAIVVTPKLKPVKDNPAVTFEKGKNTVKLSWDAVEGAEKYAVAGYINGRWKILAEGVGNSYVLKDLKAGYQYKVAVSAMFNGKWNTDLNNAITVTPK from the coding sequence ATGATAGTTCACAAAACATTGAAACGCTTAGCTGCCGCATCGCTGGCAATTACTCTTGTTGGTGGTGCAGTACCAGCAAACATAGGGGCATTTGACCTGTCACGCAGTACTTCTGTTGTAGCAAGTGCCGAATCGGAGATCAGCATTTCAAATGCAACCGTAACAATGAAAGCGCACTCAGCCAAAGTTCAGTCCGTAGAACTTAACGGCACAAAATTACAGAAAGACATTGATTACACCGTTTCTTATTCCCAGACGGATTCCGACGGAAAAATCACTGAATTTTCTGCGCCCCCGAAACAAACAGGCAACTATAATGCTGTTATCACGGGTATAGGTGACTATCAGGGTGTTATAACAAGATCGTTTGATATCGTCGGAAGCGGTTATGAGGGTATTTCCATAATTGATGGCAGTCAGGGCTCTGATACACCTTCAAATGAACACCTATTTCTTATATTTGATAAAAATCGAAACACCAAAATGTGCAGCAAAGTTAACCGCGCGGGCATTTATGCCAATAGAGACAGTGACTGGCTGCTGTTTGAGGCTGATACTCCTTTTGCTATCCATAACTATGTTCTGACTACCGCAAATGATACTTCACACTACACGGGCAGAAACTGGAAAAGCTGGCGTATCTACGGAAGCAACAGCGAAGCGGCAGCAGATTATACAGCCTCCTATACCGAACATAAAGTTACAGACATAGATGAAGATATCTGGTCACTTGTACAGCAGGTAACAGACGATACTGTTTTACAGCCTGTGAATTATACGGAATTTGCCTATGCTGTTCCTCATAACAAAAACAAGTATAAATATTATCTGCTTATTCTTGATGATATCGTAGATACCTCCAATAATATCCAGCAGATGTCCGAAATTGAGTTCAATGCCGCTCTGCCTGTCTCCGTTACCCATGTTGATGCAGTACCTGCCGACTGCCTTAACGCAGGCAATATCGAACACTGGTACGACGAGTACAACGATAAGTATTATCTCGATGAAGACGCACAAAACGAGGTAGACGAGGAAGACGTCATTATCCCCGCGTCAGGTCACAGCTACGGCAGACCCGAATGGAATTATGACGCTAAAAACCAAACCGTAACGGCAACTTTCAAGTGTGAGAACTGCGAAGATGTACAGACTGTTGATGCGACCATCACTTCAAAGACTACCAGCCCGACATACGTAAAAGAAGGTAAGATAGTTTATACCGCTTCAGTAAAACTTAACGGTCAGACCTACACCACAAACAAGACAGTGATCATAGACAAGCTCACCTACACTCCTCCTACGATCACCAGCTTAAAGGGCTATGGCGCTGTAAAACTCCAGTGGACTGATGTAAAGGGAGCTGAAAAGTACGCAGTTGCAGGTTTTATAAGCGGCAAATGGAGAATATTAGATCAGGGTGAGGGTACTTCATACGTGCTTAAAAACCTCCTGGCTGGCAAGGAATACAAGGTATGTGTAGCAACAAAACTGAACGGCGAATGGTTCACCGACCCATCCAATGCTATCGTAGTTACACCGAAACTCAAGCCTGTAAAGGACAACCCCGCTGTTACATTTGAAAAGGGCAAGAACACTGTCAAGCTCAGCTGGGATGCTGTTGAAGGTGCTGAAAAATATGCAGTTGCAGGATATATAAACGGCAGATGGAAGATACTTGCTGAGGGTGTCGGCAATTCATATGTGCTCAAAGACCTCAAAGCCGGCTATCAGTACAAGGTGGCTGTATCCGCGATGTTCAACGGAAAATGGAACACAGATCTCAACAATGCGATAACTGTGACCCCGAAATAA
- a CDS encoding DUF6892 domain-containing protein: protein MDYKVLDDFEKLSDVSPETIKKYEDKLPSEWIEFWKEYGYGSFMNGYFRVIDPDVYKDFYKESTLRLYKQEPVPVIVTAFGDIIAFITTFKDGKLKWSLECAYYRYMRNIFFLPSVDHFFKGLCSLEAYGNEEQYTFIKYSEAVDKLGEPEYDQCFGYDPILTKRSKEKMSDLRIVDTKDYLKAVFEQNGRIEDLMPDGKTIDVSYAAKKEKKPKRVIVDNPYELKPINEPALRFDNFNFKLCIIQVLMYEKELLKPKFDIYEFAKCYPPREINIDDEGYDPIKPAIEYFKKLEIPSSLAHEIEEIIMDGGDDIYGQIYPFWDGEDDYFDLKRVSDAELSQFPNLKLIQLINSPENLSKTLISRLKKHGIEIKE, encoded by the coding sequence ATGGATTATAAGGTTTTAGATGATTTTGAAAAATTGAGTGATGTAAGCCCTGAGACTATAAAAAAATATGAGGATAAACTGCCTTCCGAGTGGATCGAGTTTTGGAAAGAATATGGATACGGTTCGTTTATGAACGGATATTTCAGGGTGATCGATCCTGATGTTTACAAGGATTTTTATAAAGAAAGCACTTTGAGATTATACAAACAGGAACCTGTTCCTGTTATAGTTACTGCTTTTGGAGATATTATTGCTTTTATAACTACTTTTAAAGATGGTAAGTTGAAATGGAGTCTGGAGTGTGCGTATTACAGATATATGCGTAACATTTTTTTCCTGCCGTCGGTAGATCATTTCTTTAAAGGTCTATGCAGTCTCGAGGCTTATGGTAATGAAGAACAATATACGTTCATAAAGTACTCCGAGGCAGTAGACAAACTCGGGGAACCAGAATACGATCAGTGTTTCGGATATGATCCGATATTGACAAAGCGGAGCAAAGAAAAAATGAGTGATCTTCGTATCGTAGATACAAAGGATTACTTAAAGGCAGTGTTTGAACAGAATGGACGTATCGAAGATCTTATGCCCGACGGAAAAACTATAGATGTTTCATATGCTGCAAAAAAAGAAAAGAAACCCAAGAGAGTCATCGTTGACAACCCTTATGAGTTAAAGCCGATCAATGAGCCTGCACTTAGATTTGATAATTTCAATTTCAAATTATGTATCATACAGGTGCTTATGTATGAAAAGGAGCTTCTGAAACCTAAATTCGATATATATGAGTTTGCCAAATGCTATCCGCCCCGTGAGATAAATATTGATGATGAAGGCTATGATCCGATCAAACCTGCCATCGAGTATTTTAAGAAACTAGAGATCCCGTCATCTCTTGCCCACGAGATCGAAGAGATCATTATGGATGGCGGCGATGATATCTACGGTCAGATCTATCCGTTCTGGGACGGCGAAGATGATTATTTTGACCTGAAAAGAGTTTCAGATGCAGAGCTTTCTCAATTTCCGAATCTAAAGCTCATACAATTGATAAACAGCCCTGAAAATCTAAGCAAAACGCTGATAAGCAGGCTAAAGAAACATGGGATCGAAATAAAGGAATAA
- the ychF gene encoding redox-regulated ATPase YchF produces MKLGMVGLPNVGKSTLFNALTNAGAESANYPFCTIEPNVGIVSVPDKRLDALAEMYHPVKFTPATLEFVDIAGLVKGASKGEGLGNKFLANIREVDAIVHVVRCFEDDNIIHVDGSIDPARDIETIDLELIFSDIELIDRRIDRTKKAMKGDKSLGAVVEFLERLKAHLEEGRSARSFDMTDDELELLKETPLLSLKPVIYAANLCEDDFRNNIETNANYKKVCEIAAKEKSAVLPICAQIEAEISDMDAEDKKMFLADLGLETSGLDRIIKEGYALLGLISFLTAGEPEVRAWTITKGTKAPQAAGKIHSDFERGFIRAEVVSFDDLMQYGSMTAVREKGLARQEGKEYVMQDGDIVLFKFNV; encoded by the coding sequence CCGAATGTCGGTAAATCCACACTTTTTAACGCACTTACTAATGCAGGGGCAGAGTCTGCCAACTACCCGTTCTGCACCATAGAACCGAATGTTGGTATAGTATCTGTACCTGATAAAAGACTTGATGCGCTGGCTGAGATGTATCACCCTGTTAAGTTCACACCTGCAACACTGGAATTTGTTGATATCGCAGGTCTGGTAAAGGGTGCATCAAAGGGTGAAGGACTTGGAAACAAGTTCCTTGCGAATATCCGTGAGGTGGATGCGATAGTTCATGTTGTAAGGTGTTTTGAAGACGATAATATAATCCACGTTGACGGTTCGATCGACCCTGCGAGGGATATTGAAACTATCGACCTGGAGCTGATATTCTCGGATATCGAGCTTATCGACAGACGTATCGACCGTACAAAGAAGGCTATGAAGGGCGACAAGAGCCTTGGGGCTGTTGTTGAGTTCCTTGAGAGGCTGAAGGCACATCTTGAAGAAGGACGTTCTGCCAGAAGTTTTGATATGACTGACGACGAGCTTGAGCTCCTGAAGGAAACACCTCTGCTTTCGCTGAAGCCTGTAATCTATGCTGCTAATCTGTGTGAGGACGATTTCCGCAACAATATCGAGACAAATGCAAATTACAAGAAGGTCTGCGAGATAGCAGCAAAGGAGAAGTCAGCAGTGCTGCCTATATGCGCACAGATAGAAGCTGAGATATCGGATATGGATGCTGAGGACAAGAAAATGTTCTTAGCTGACCTGGGACTGGAAACATCCGGACTTGACCGTATAATCAAGGAAGGATATGCACTTCTGGGACTGATCTCGTTTCTTACAGCAGGTGAGCCCGAGGTAAGGGCATGGACTATAACCAAAGGCACAAAGGCACCTCAGGCGGCAGGCAAGATACACTCCGACTTTGAGCGTGGATTTATACGTGCGGAGGTAGTAAGCTTCGATGATCTGATGCAGTATGGCTCAATGACAGCTGTCCGTGAAAAAGGACTGGCTAGGCAGGAAGGCAAGGAGTACGTAATGCAGGACGGAGATATCGTGCTGTTCAAATTCAACGTATAA
- the sleB gene encoding spore cortex-lytic enzyme, with protein sequence MRSDIKYISKFLALIISLLLLAAIIGRIVPHEQQTVSSIGSYGNEVRAIQEKLKERGLFKANVTGYYGEITRNAVKAFQKQQGITQTGTAGPITLKALGISIGTVPAATEANIDLLARIISAEARGEPYVGQVAVGAVILNRIEHPSFPDTLAGVIYQNGAFTAVTDGQFNQPVSPSAYNAARDALNGWDPTNGCIYYYNPNKTSNKFIWSRQVVTVIGAHRFCI encoded by the coding sequence ATGAGATCAGACATTAAATATATATCTAAATTCCTCGCTCTTATAATCTCCCTGTTATTGCTTGCCGCTATTATAGGCAGAATTGTTCCCCATGAACAACAAACCGTTTCCTCCATCGGATCTTACGGAAATGAAGTAAGAGCAATTCAGGAGAAATTAAAGGAACGTGGGCTTTTCAAGGCTAACGTAACAGGTTATTACGGCGAGATTACGCGAAATGCAGTCAAAGCCTTCCAGAAACAGCAAGGCATCACCCAAACAGGTACAGCAGGCCCTATAACGCTTAAAGCCCTTGGTATATCAATAGGTACTGTACCTGCTGCAACCGAAGCTAATATAGATCTTCTTGCACGTATCATATCCGCCGAAGCACGAGGTGAACCTTATGTTGGTCAAGTAGCTGTAGGTGCCGTTATACTCAATCGTATCGAACACCCGTCCTTTCCCGATACTCTTGCAGGTGTCATCTATCAGAACGGCGCCTTTACCGCTGTAACCGATGGTCAGTTTAACCAGCCCGTTTCTCCCTCCGCCTATAATGCCGCCCGCGATGCACTCAACGGCTGGGACCCCACAAACGGCTGCATTTACTACTACAATCCCAATAAGACCTCCAACAAATTTATATGGTCAAGGCAGGTCGTGACCGTCATAGGCGCTCACCGGTTCTGTATATGA